The sequence ttctcttatcaTGATTACCTGCATAAtatgaatcgacatagccccttaGTATAAAATACGATCcttcataacataatgcagcatttgaagtacccttaatgtatctatgGATCCTCTTAACATTGTTACAATACTCTCGTCAAGGATTCATCAtgtaccgactaactgctctcattgcttgagcaatgtccgttcttgtacagatcatgacAAACAACGAACTTCGCACTGCCGATGCATATAGTattcgagacatctccatcatGTCACCTTCACTGCTAGAACACATCTCgaaggataacttgaagttaacatgAAGAGGGGTAAAGATTGACTAACTATCTTACAAATTTAAgtgttgcaagactttcttcaaataatttttctgggaaaacCAAGTCTTTCTATTATTTCTGTCTTTGTAAACTTGCGTCCCTAGAATTTTGTTTACTAGTCCcaagtctttcatatcaaattccctagccaaccgtgCCTTCAATTCTTGGACCTGATATTTGTTAGGGATTGCTATCAACATGCCTTCAACATAcaatagaaaaataatataatcatcaccataTCTCTTGAATTATGTACAAGAGTCTGCACtaagtctgttgtatccaaggttcatgatataataatcaaatatcTTGTACCAAAACCTCGGCAACTGTTTGAGATCCTACAAAGATTTTTTCAACATGCAAACCAAGTCCTCTTTctctttttccgcaaaaccttctggctgaagcatatagatttctttttTAAGATCTTCAtgaaaaaatgcaattttcacATATAGCTGTTCTAGATATAAGTGAAACACTGCACACAATGTCTACACACATCTGACttttgtaagccgaaccacaagAGAAAATATCTCGTTGAAGTCAATGCGTTATTTCTGAGCACATttttttaccaccaatctagcacgatatcACTCTACTTGGTTATTGTCATCACATTTGATCATATAGACTCATCTGTTACTTTGACTTACCTTCGTTGTTTTAGTGTAATAGGATCCTAGGTTTTATTTATGTCTAATGCATCCAATTCTTTCTGCATTGTTGTCATCTACATGAATACATATGAGCTTTGGGTAGTCTCATGGAAACTCGACGACTCACCATCCTCTATTAATAGACAATATCCAATATTGGTTCCAATGACATAATCTAAAAGCCAACATgttggtcttctgtctcgagttgactacCTCACATTGAAAAACTCatactcaacatgttcttgttcctCGTGCTCCGGTACTTCTTCACAATAAATTTTTGTCTTCGTTTTTCTTATTTTCCACTGAATTGTAGTAGTTTGTGAATTTAGCGTGCtattgtctccctttactttatcttcctgaAGATAATATCTGTGATGATGAAAATATTGTGGACAATATGATCTCCTAAGTGAAACCCCTTTACTCTATCAGCTTAACCCAAGAAGATAAACTTTCTGCATTTTTAATCCAacgttgatatttttttttcatcattGTATAGAATGTACGCATTAATTCCAAATATATGCAAGTGAGAATAATCAACttgcttcccagtccacatctccatcgtaGTCATTATATCAATCGTCACTAAACAAGAACGGTTGATGATATAACTAACGGTCTTGACTGCTTCAGCACAAAATGACTTAGCTAGACCTGTAGTCTTCAACATGGCTATTGTTCTGTCCAATAAGGTAATGTTCATACGCTCCTCCACTCCATTCTATTGAGATGTGTAAGTCATCATGAAATGTCTTTTGATACCTTCATATTGGCAAAATGCATCCAATTTGTTACTGATATATTCTCCTTCATTTTCAGTCCTCGAACACTTGATTTTTATTTCAGAATAAAGTTCAACCcacgctttgaaatctttgaaggcttggaaaacatctgatttttttttattggatacacccaacatctcctagagaaatcatcaatgaacgagacaaaatatCTCACTCCTCATATGGATACATTTGGTGCTTGACAAACATCAGAACAAATTCCATTATGTTTTTACTTCTGGCAGTAGAACTGATAAACTTTAATTTATGATGTTTATTGGTAACACAAGCCCGAGATTTCTATACCATAGCACTGTTAATTCTTTTCCTGCATCAATCGATGCAACCGCTAATTTCGTGTCTTTGTGTATTTCTCCCAAAATTCCATACAAATTTGCAACAAtattttccgccttcataacctcAAGCGTGTGTCCTTCACCATTTTCATTATCACATTCTCGATACAAATTTTGCACCCGATATCATGCAATTTCCCCAAAGACAAAAGATTCTTCGTCAACCATTTCACGTGCCGTACCTCTTGTATGGTGCAAATGGTGCCaacaaacatttttattttgatgatatcaaGCACAAAATTTTTTAGAGGATGATCATTTCTCATAAATACAGATCCTCTTGATACTTGGTCATATTGATCGAACCATTCTTTCCGAGACGTTATGTGTCACGTCACTCCTGAATCTATAATctttgtgtcacaaaatttgtgtctgccttctgtaACTGTTGTTGACTCGTTGAATAATATTTTACCGCCTCCTGAAGTACTAGCCACATTTCTTTGAGAACCCTTCTCGATATGCGTACACTCTTTGTTGAAGTTCCATTTACCGCCTTATTTAaaacagtaaatatttttcttcttacttctcgatttTGATCTATCTCACTTTTGGCTCTCACTAGAGTTATAGTctataaatcttcctcttatcatcatgaaagactctattttcttccAAGTtgccaacctatcttccttattgtTGCGTCAACTTTGTTCTCCGAGAAGTGCAATTAAGacattattgaattttaaagatCTCATAAGGATATTGTTGGTTAAGTTGATGATAAATTGATATCAAAAGAGTATAAAAAATTCTCTTTGAGAAAATCCTGTTGTATAGTGACTTGACCTCGTATATTTTTGTCAAAGTATCCCAAATATCTTTTGCCATCTTTATCTCAACTTTATCATTGAGATACTTGACAGTACTTTGTCTGCTATAACCAGATGTAAATTGCCAACAACATGAACATTCATCACATTCTACTTCCCATCGTATGTCATTTCCTttggtctatctccaatagccgcaaAGCCATCCTCCTTTCTTAAAATTGCTTGTATATTTACTTTCCACGGTATAAAATTGTTCTCACCGAACTTTGCTATATCGTATgaccgccattatgtctacaacaatttagtagaatgaacaaaataatcttgtcttaataaaaaaatccttTCTGATGTAGAAGATCAGACAATGCTGCAACCAcggagcatactcagaattttaagaaattttataccaaagctctgataccacttgttgatcCCAAGTTTGACATCTTGAGAATAAAATTGGGCACCGAGATTTATGTGGAATAtccataaaaattattagggtaaaaaccacgaataagatgaaaagaattcacTACAATTGGTGTACAACCACTCACTGTATTTCTAAAGATAACACCATCTGTTAATATAGAAGAACAAAACAccacacaaatattatagaacaaCACActcaaataagaaaatattgataTGAAAGAAATACTCGAGAATGAGATGTTGTGAAATGAGATAATAGAGCTCCATTGTCCATGTGAAACAACatgtttctttcttcaattttgATGCACAAAGATACTGAAGTTTACGTTGCATAATGATGACAACCAACCACCACAATCAATGCATTGTCTACTACCGTTCATAATTTTGTCGATATAATCGAATACACCAttgttccaaaaaaaaaaagtaataagaATAACACATATTTTCATTTAAGGACTTTTTCTCTCCCTCTCTAAATATATGTAGTGATACACTCTTTCTTATCACATGGTGCTTCTATGTGAGGCTTGCGATGTTCTTGGGGGAAAATTCTGCGAGCCTGCTTATTAGAGGGGCATCTGCCAACTTATCTACTTACTTTCGATGCATGATATTTGTACCCTCTCTCTAATATTGCATAAATGAATAACTGCTAGTTTCTTGTTACCAAACCAAAAGAATCTAAGGGGTTCAACAATTTTCATCTTGCACTTAACTTCCGCTCAAGACAAATGGAACACCCAAGTTTATGTTCCATTATTTGTTATAGTTATCATTGCTTCACACCACTCCGATCCATTGTCAGCTAAAAGATGCCAAAATGTTTCTATCAACCCTTTGGTTacataaaacaagatttttaatTTGAAGCAAGTAATTAGTGTTGTGACCATATGGTTCTTATTGTCCCGCTGATTACATACATTTACAGGTGGTTGGGTAATACATAACACAAGTTTGAATGCTTTGTGAAAATAAACGACATTTCAATTCCTCAACGCGAGAAAGAACAACCATATCCATATGCATGTATATACCAAGTTTCATTTGTAAAATACAACAattttaatttgtaatttttcttgATAATAATCAATTTATATAGAAAATGGATCTTGGGTTGTGATTCATATAGTTTTgtattttgtaaagaaaaacaaacacaTGAATGCCGATCCCCAACAATCAAGTAGGCAGGCACACGGGCTTGTCGCAATCTACTCATGCTCAATTGCCCTCTGAAGATGAACCCCAACGGCAACACGATTGATACCCTCGGAAAAGCCctggtcatggatgacccgggaaAGTAAATGGATAGCCTGGATCATGGTAGGATTGCAGAAAAAGCTCATGAGTAACCGGGCAGGTGAGTGCCTGGGCCTGTCCGGGACGTCATTTATCCGGGCAACCAGAGGTCAGAGCTCTCGAGCGAATTCCCGGGTAATAAATCTATATCCGAGATGTCTCGGTAACAGTACCGCACTCGAGTGCGAAAGATGTAATATCTTTTTTCTATTAGCATACCTGACAATATCTTACTGATTTGACACAATGGAAAAGTCAAGGGGGCGTGACAGCAAGTAGGTGGCGTCTAAGAGTGATAAGTAGGCTCCGAAAACAAGAAAAAGTCATCATTTTCCTTCTTATAAATAGCAGGTTTGCTTTGCATTAATTTCATTGAGATACATTGACATATATGCACACcagtatttatttctttacacTGGTTTTCTGCATCTTCAACctactgacttaagcatcagaGTAGCAAAGCCGGACACCCCTCTGACGCCCATTCACAAGTTCATCTTCTTGTTTGCAGGACACGGTTGCAACCATATCATACAGATATACTTTCACCACAAGATATATTTCCTCGCTCATTTTTTCCCTAACAAAAATCTTATCCGATTCGGTGGATTGGCCCGACCCAACTTACCCAATTTACTCGGATCACATCATTgtcgccgtctgtgggaatttgAGCTCAAGACATAGACATGGTTCCTACCAGAAGAACTAATCAAGATAACTATCAGGTTCCTAGAGATAATCCACTTCTCTCTGGACAAGGCGGTCCTCCACTTACTGGACCTCACCCCGCTATCACTCTGTCACCTGAGGAGTTGGCTCGGATTATATCTGATGCCGTCGGGAAGGTCATAGCAAGTAAGACACATTCTCATCATTCTACTCAGCCCGAGCGGGAGTAGGAACAAGATCAAGAAGGGGGGATGAGGAGGTGAGACTGGAGGAGAGGGAGTCCAGTATTGGTTCCAAGTTTCCTACTGTGGTTGAAGAGTTGGAGGAATTGAGGAGAAAGATGAAGATCTTGGAGGGACAGGTCAGTGATCGAAACAATGCTCGAGCAATCATTAAGGGATGCCTTTTTGTTGATGCCATTGTCTGGGAACCTCTTCCCGGGCATTTCAAATCCCCGAAGATCAAGGATTATGATGGGAGTGCTGATCCTGAGGAGCATCTGGCCCGATTTGAGAATATGACTATGTTGCATTGCTATGGGGATAGAATCAAGTGCAAAGTGTTCTTAATTACTCTGGTGGACTCAGCCCAGAGGTGGTTTGAAGGATTGTCCCTTCAAAGCATCTAGTCTTTCGAAAActttctaaaattattcttgCACCACTTCAGCAGCAGCAAGAAGTATAAAAGAACTGCTTTCAGTCTATTTGAAGTAAAGCAAAGTCCCGAAGAAACTCTGAGGGCGTACATCCGGAGGTTCAACCGAGTTGCTCTGGGTATTCCTTCATGTGCCCCCGAGACAAAGACTACTGCATTTACTCAGGGTCTACGGGAGGGGGAATTTTTCTGATCTCTAACCAAGAAAGCGCCCGGGAGTTTGAAGATCTTTTGGCCGGGATGGAAAAATATATCAACATAGAAGAGGCCCAGAAGCAGAAGCGAGATGCTCTGAAGAGAGAAAGAAGTGACCGGGTGGTAAGACCCGAGGAGAGAGCTCATAAGAAGGTCAATTCTGGGTATTTTTTCCATCATGTGCCTTTGAGAATTGCTCGGGACAGGGACGTCCAGGAGTGTAGCATGGAGAGATCGAGCGACCTGCACCCCTCTCAGCAATCTACCAGACCCGAGAAGAAGGGATTATGTACCTTCCACAAAGTGTTTTCATAATACAAATGAATGTCGGACGCTGAAAAGGGATTATGTCCATCCCGCTGCCATAGGATATAATCCATCAAATAAAAGGCCGAGATTGCCACCCTATACAACTCAACGTCCAGGAACTAGTTCCCGAGAAGATGTGAAAATTTCCCCGAGTAGGAGGAGAAATCAAGAGCCTGAGAGGAAGAAGGCCTCATCCCCTGTCTTAGGGGTAATAAAGATGATTTCTGGACGTTCTACCGATGGTGATTATAATCGGGCTCGAAAGGCCCGGGGTAGGAAGGAGTGCTTGGAAGTTGAGGGAGTAAGGAGGAATGACTTGGTTATCAGCTTTGGTCCGGATGATCTCAGGGGTGTCAGTCTGCCTCATAATGACGCCCTGGTAATCGAAGCTGGAGTTGCCAATTATGATGTTATGAGGGTCTTTGTTCATTCAGGCAACTCTGTAAATGTTATCTTCAAGGAAGCCTTGGTGCAGATGGATTTACAAAGGTACCAGTTGGAGACAGTAGAAACTGCTCTTTTTGGTTTTGCTGGTCACGCTGTGAACTCGGAAGGAGAGATTATTTTGCCCTTGACTTTGGGCACCCGGGAATTGAGGAAAACGGTCATGACCACTTTCAAAGTTGTGGATGCTCCTTCATCATACAACATCATATTGGGACGACCGGCCATGAATGAATTGAAAGCCGTAGCATCCACATATcatcaaaatatcaaatttccAGTTGGAAATCAAGTGGGAGAAGTATGGGGAGATCAATCTTTTTCCCGGAAGTGTTATGTGGAAGTGGTTCGGGTGGACCATAAGAAGGCAAGGCGAGAGGAGAAGGGGAAAAATTGTGTTGAGGAAGTGGAGAGGGTAGCAGAGAAGGAGGAGGTTCATTTTGTAGCAGAGGAAGAGCAGGAGGTGGTATAGATTGTGCCAGGAAAGGAGATCCGGGTGGCTCGAGATCTTGACTTATCCATCCGGGTCagtttattaaattgtttaaaaCTAACTTTAATGTCTGTGCCTGGTACCAGCAAGAATTAGTCGGGATTTCACCCCTAATAGCTTATCATAATTTGAATATTATCCCGGGATCCCAGCCGGTGAGACAAAAGAAGAGACACTTTGGTCTGAGAAGGACAAAGTAATTGATGAGCAGGTCCGAGAATTGTTGCAGGCCGACTACATTCGGGAAATACAATTTCCTACCAGGCTCTCGAATGTGGTGTTGGTTCCAAAAGCTGCTGGGAAGTGGAAGATATGTGTGGATTTTAGGGATCTCAACAAAGCTTGCCACAAATATCATTATCTTCTGCCCCAGATTGATCAGTTGGTGGATTCCACCTCTGGCTATGAACTGCTCAGTTTTATGAATGCTTACCAGGGGTATCATCAAATTTCCCTGGCCAAGAATGATCAAGAAAAGGCTAGCTTCATTACCTCGGGAGGCACGTTTTGTAATGTAGTCATGCCTTTCGGGTTAAAAAATGTCGGAGCTACTTATCAGCGTCTAATGAACATAGTATTTGAGAAGCAGTTGGGGAGAGATGTtgaagtatatgttgatgatatattgGGCAAGTCTCGAGagatttcttattttatttctaatctGGAAGAGTCGTTCGCCACCCTCATGCGTTATGGAATAAAACTCAACCCGAATAAATGCATTTTTGGGGTAAAGAGTGGCAAGTTTTTGGGTTTTGTGGTGACTGATCGAGGAATCGAGGTAAATCCTGAAAGTCAAGTCAGTGCTACACA comes from Primulina huaijiensis isolate GDHJ02 chromosome 5, ASM1229523v2, whole genome shotgun sequence and encodes:
- the LOC140977407 gene encoding uncharacterized protein: MEKYINIEEAQKQKRDALKRERSDRVVRPEERAHKKVNSGDYVHPAAIGYNPSNKRPRLPPYTTQRPGTSSREDVKISPSRRRNQEPERKKASSPVLGVIKMISGRSTDGDYNRARKARGRKECLEVEGVRRNDLVISFGPDDLRGVSLPHNDALVIEAGVANYDVMRVFVHSGNSVNVIFKEALVQMDLQRYQLETVETALFGFAGHAVNSEGEIILPLTLGTRELRKTVMTTFKVVDAPSSYNIILGRPAMNELKAVASTYHQNIKFPVGNQVGEVWGDQSFSRKCYVEVVRVDHKKARREEKGKNCVEEVERVAEKEEVHFVAEEEQEVQELVGISPLIAYHNLNIIPGSQPVRELLQADYIREIQFPTRLSNVVLVPKAAGKWKICVDFRDLNKACHKYHYLLPQIDQLVDSTSGYELLSFMNAYQGYHQISLAKNDQEKASFITSGGTFCNVVMPFGLKNVGATYQRLMNIVFEKQLGRDVEVYVDDILGKSREISYFISNLEESFATLMRYGIKLNPNKCIFGVKSGKFLGFVVTDRGIEVNPESQFIAYTGRRLQPKACVLSQFTLSKEPSSVELGKYDIEYKPRVAIKAHALSDFFSEMTQPNEEEVWRLFVGGAASLIGCGIGVVITTPSGEKIKLALRIDSKFTNNEANLFSPSYIKDVYKVKNDKMLKYFQLIKTQAESLVDWSIEQIPRDANVEADALAKMTTSLPDVNTRERSKPKPGRSKNKLSVWYPRRLISDNGKQFQGKKITSWCQEMKITQSFTSVAYPQANGQTEVINRVIAHALKARLQRKRNDWVEELPGVLSTYRTTPRAPTRKTHFNLVYDSEAVLPVEIRQSSAWVMELDLVEEKKDQIMIRMEAYRSRIMKSYNKRVRIRDFQIGDLVMKKVNPSEDVGKLKVRWGTTL